In Mustela lutreola isolate mMusLut2 chromosome 1, mMusLut2.pri, whole genome shotgun sequence, one genomic interval encodes:
- the THY1 gene encoding thy-1 membrane glycoprotein — MNPTIGFALLLTVLQVARGQKVTSLTACLVDQSLRLDCRHENSTTSPIQYEFSLTREKKKHVLYGTMGVPEHSYRSRTNFTSKYNIKVLYLSSFTTKDEGTYTCELRLSGQPPITSSKNVSVLRDKLVKCEGISLLAQNTSWLLLLLLSLPLLQAMDFISL; from the exons ATGAACCCCACCATTGGCTTCGCTCTTCTGCTGACAG TCTTGCAGGTAGCCCGTGGGCAGAAAGTGACCAGCCTGACAGCATGCCTGGTGGACCAGAGCCTTCGTCTGGACTGCCGCCATGAGAATTCTACCACCTCGCCCATCCAGTATGAGTTCAGCCTGACCCGGGAGAAAAAGAAGCACGTACTCTATGGCACTATGGGGGTGCCTGAGCACTCATATCGCTCCCGAACCAACTTCACCAGCAAGTACAATATCAAGGTCCTCTACTTATCCAGCTTCACCACCAAGGACGAGGGAACGTACACCTGTGAACTCCGGCTCTCTGGCCAGCCCCCCATCACCTCCAGCAAGAATGTTTCTGTGCTCAGAG ACAAACTGGTCAAGTGTGAGGGCATCAGCCTGCTGGCCCAGAACACCTcgtggctgctgctgctcctgctctccctgcctctcctacAGGCCATGGACTTCATCTCCCTGTGA